In Sphingobacterium sp. R2, the genomic stretch CCAAAACGGGCAATCGCTGTAAACGGACAGATTCCGATGCCTACCCTGACTTTTACAGAAGGAGATACAGCGGAGATTGTTGTTCACAATGAGTTAAAAGAGAGTACCTCGCTACACTGGCATGGTATATTTTTGCCGAACAAAGAAGACGGCGTACCGCATTTGACGCAGGAGCCGATAAAACCAAATTCAACTCACACCTATCGCTTTCCGATAATCCAGCACGGTACACATTGGTATCATTCGCATTCCGGCCTGCAGGAACAGATCGGTATGTATGGTAGTCTTATTCTCAAAAAGCGTGCAGACGATAAGACTTTCCGGAAAGGAATTGATGATTTACCCACGATTCCCGTCATATTAAGTGAATGGACAAATTACAATCCAGACAATATTCAGCGGATGCTGCATACAGCAAACGATTGGGCCGCGATAAAAAAAGGTTCAACACAATCTTACGTTGAAGCTATTCAAGAAGGAAAGTTTAAGACGAAAGTCACGAATGAATGGAAACGTCAGCTTGCGATGGATGTCAGTGATGTTTATTATGATAAGGTCTTGATGAACGGAGCTCATTCCACAGATTTAAAGTCGGTGAATGGTAAAGCTTTAAAAGCAGGAGATAAAGTGCGTTTACGAGTTTCCAATGGTGGTGCTTCGTCTTATTTTTGGCTGCGCTACGCAGGTGGTAAAATTACTGTTGTTGCCAATGATGGGAATGATGTGTTACCGGTGGAGGTTGATCGATTAATGATTGCCGTATCGGAGACTTATGATGTCATTGTAACAATCCCAAATGAAGGTACAGCTTATGAATTCATGGCAACAACAGAAGATCGAACACAATCTACAAGCTATTTTATCGGTAATGGCATCAAACAGTTGATTTCCCCACTTCCCCGTCTTAAATATTTTGAAGGAATGAAGATGATGAACGACATGATGAAGATGAATGGCGATCTCAATGACATGGGCATGAAGATGAGTCTGAATCAAATGGATATGAATGTGGTGATGTATCCCGAAATTACAGGTGATGGAAGGAAAAACGAAGATCACAGCAAACATAGTGGTATGGATCATGGACAAATGAAGATGGAAGAAGATCCTAATCGTTATAATGCCAATTCATTGGGAAATATTGTCACGCTAAACTATGCGATGTTGGAGTCTCCTCAAGCGACCGAACTGCCTAAAGAAGCGACGATACGAGATCTTAAATTTACGCTTACGGGAAATATGAGTCGTTATGTATGGAGCATGGACAATAAAATTCTCTCTGAAACGGATAAGATACCTGTAAAAAAGGGAGAGGTATTGCGTATTACCATTTATAACAATTCGATGATGCGTCATCCCATAC encodes the following:
- a CDS encoding multicopper oxidase family protein, with product MSKKCNIFTVVLLLMAQLTVLAQKVVRHDLYVRDTIVNYAGKPKRAIAVNGQIPMPTLTFTEGDTAEIVVHNELKESTSLHWHGIFLPNKEDGVPHLTQEPIKPNSTHTYRFPIIQHGTHWYHSHSGLQEQIGMYGSLILKKRADDKTFRKGIDDLPTIPVILSEWTNYNPDNIQRMLHTANDWAAIKKGSTQSYVEAIQEGKFKTKVTNEWKRQLAMDVSDVYYDKVLMNGAHSTDLKSVNGKALKAGDKVRLRVSNGGASSYFWLRYAGGKITVVANDGNDVLPVEVDRLMIAVSETYDVIVTIPNEGTAYEFMATTEDRTQSTSYFIGNGIKQLISPLPRLKYFEGMKMMNDMMKMNGDLNDMGMKMSLNQMDMNVVMYPEITGDGRKNEDHSKHSGMDHGQMKMEEDPNRYNANSLGNIVTLNYAMLESPQATELPKEATIRDLKFTLTGNMSRYVWSMDNKILSETDKIPVKKGEVLRITIYNNSMMRHPIHLHGFDFRLLNGKGSKAPLKNVVDIMPMETDTIEFLANKEGDWFFHCHILYHMMAGMNRVFAVDDYKNPNLPDKAKAYKELQMESNMTHFMAQNDFASNGNDGQAMFQNARWQLGSEWRLGYNDMHGYEVETHLGRYFGKMQWFMPFVGFDYRYRRMGEDKHEKNIFGQANKKDSRKALSLGFMYTLPMLVNFQAEVYHDGIVRLQLMREDIPISRRIRGDFMVNSDREYMMGLNYVITKNMAFRTHYDSDMRFGVGLSLNY